The following are encoded in a window of Strigops habroptila isolate Jane chromosome 9, bStrHab1.2.pri, whole genome shotgun sequence genomic DNA:
- the GPR174 gene encoding probable G-protein coupled receptor 174 — translation MTNSSTCTETDLKPYYAITYTFILIPGLIGNTLALWVFYGYMKETKRAVIFMINLAIADLSQVLSLPLRIFYYLTGTWEFGGGLCMFCFYLKYVNMYASIYFLVCISVRRYLFLMHPFKFSDCKRICDVYISIIGWVVVCVGCLPFPLLRLHQDAKNTCFVDLPVKDVDLPISIAMMAIGELVGFVTPLLIILYCSWKTILSLKEKNSASHGLGEKKKALKMILTCALVFLICFAPYHISFPLDFFVKTKKIKNGCAQKVISVFHVVALCLASLNSCVDPVIYYFTTDEFKRRLSRQDLQDSIQLHNLSYVRKHSRDVLRKDAMDY, via the coding sequence ATGACAAACAGTTCGACCTGCACTGAAACAGACCTCAAGCCCTACTATGCGATTACATACACTTTCATCCTAATCCCTGGACTAATAGGAAACACATTAGCTTTGTGGGTCTTTTATGGGTACATGAAAGAGACTAAAAGGGCTGTAATATTTATGATCAATTTAGCCATTGCTGACTTATCGCAGGTTTTATCCTTGCCCCTGAGGATTTTCTACTACTTGACAGGGACGTGGGAATTTGGAGGAGGTCTCTGCATGTTTTGCTTCTACCTGAAGTACGTCAATATGTATGCAAGCATCTACTTCTTGGTTTGCATCAGCGTAAGACGGTATTTGTTTCTTATGCACCCATTCAAATTCAGTGACTGCAAACGCATCTGTGATGTGTATATCAGCATCATTGGGTGGGTCGTGGTCTGTGTTGGCTGTTTGCCTTTCCCACTTCTCAGACTCCACCAGGATGCTAAAAACACATGTTTTGTGGATCTCCCTGTAAAGGATGTTGACCTTCCCATCTCCATTGCAATGATGGCAATAGGTGAATTGGTAGGGTTCGTAACACCCCTACTCATCATCCTATATTGCTCATGGAAGACTATCTTatcactaaaagaaaaaaattctgcttcaCATGGCCTcggagagaagaaaaaggctttaaagATGATTCTTACCTGCGCGCTGGTATTTCTGATTTGCTTTGCACCTTACCATATCAGCTTTCCACTAGATTTCTTTGTCAAAACCAAGAAGATTAAAAACGGATGCGCCCAGAAGGTGATCTCAGTGTTTCACGTTGTAGCTTTGTGCCTTGCCAGCTTGAACTCCTGTGTGGACCCTGTCATTTACTACTTTACTACAGATGAGTTCAAGAGACGCCTTTCCAGGCAGGATCTGCAAGACAGCATTCAGCTCCACAACCTCAGTTACGTGAGGAAGCACTCCAGAGATGTGCTCAGGAAGGATGCCATGGACTACTAG